A single region of the Gemmatimonadales bacterium genome encodes:
- a CDS encoding energy transducer TonB, with the protein MLPPPDAPSSLRGTQVEVTFFVGPDGAVDRVTITPAIRDGGFARKFEETMRNYRFRPARSPAGAPVPGSTTITVSFF; encoded by the coding sequence GTGTTGCCGCCGCCCGATGCACCCTCCTCGTTGCGCGGCACGCAGGTCGAGGTCACCTTCTTCGTCGGTCCCGATGGCGCCGTTGACCGCGTGACCATCACGCCGGCCATCCGTGACGGCGGCTTTGCCCGAAAGTTCGAGGAGACGATGCGCAACTACCGATTCCGGCCCGCCCGGTCTCCGGCGGGCGCGCCGGTTCCCGGCTCGACCACGATCACCGTGTCCTTCTTCTAA
- a CDS encoding biopolymer transporter ExbD — translation MAMTTGSSAAVQSDINVTPMIDVLLVLLIIFMITQPLGRKAIDVQVPPPNSTTASTSASNQIVLQLANDGSYAINSQPVPKSQLEAQIHAVFDNRPAKLLFIQAGPNRIYQDVIEAMDIARGAGVQIIGFTPREANR, via the coding sequence ATGGCGATGACCACAGGATCGTCGGCGGCGGTGCAGTCGGACATCAACGTCACGCCGATGATCGACGTGCTCCTCGTGCTGCTGATCATTTTCATGATCACCCAGCCCCTCGGGCGGAAGGCCATCGACGTCCAGGTGCCGCCGCCCAATTCGACGACCGCGAGCACGTCGGCGAGCAACCAGATCGTGCTGCAACTGGCCAACGACGGTAGCTACGCCATCAACTCGCAGCCGGTGCCGAAGAGTCAGCTCGAGGCGCAGATCCACGCGGTGTTCGACAATCGCCCGGCCAAGCTGCTGTTCATCCAGGCCGGTCCCAACCGGATCTATCAGGACGTCATCGAGGCAATGGACATCGCACGGGGCGCCGGGGTCCAGATCATCGGCTTCACGCCGAGGGAAGCGAACCGGTAA
- a CDS encoding biopolymer transporter ExbD — translation MAISTSSPSAGVTSVKSDINVTPMIDVMLVLLIIFMIVTPLIAAGFKATLPKGKNLDSRPEGDNEVVLGIDESGQYFLNGRPLPDAALADQLRSIYASRSEDKILYFKADNHLKYSRIQDAVETARQAGVRVMSAITEPVKGGMFGDLSHDKEKK, via the coding sequence GTGGCCATATCCACCAGTAGTCCTAGCGCCGGCGTCACGTCGGTCAAGTCGGACATCAACGTGACGCCGATGATCGACGTCATGCTGGTGCTCCTGATCATCTTCATGATCGTGACGCCCCTTATCGCCGCTGGCTTCAAGGCGACGCTTCCCAAGGGCAAGAACCTGGACTCGCGCCCCGAGGGCGACAACGAGGTGGTGCTCGGCATCGACGAGAGCGGCCAGTACTTCCTCAATGGGCGGCCGCTGCCGGACGCTGCTCTCGCCGACCAGCTCCGGTCGATCTATGCCAGCCGGTCGGAAGACAAGATTCTTTACTTCAAGGCGGACAACCACCTCAAGTACAGCCGGATCCAGGACGCGGTCGAGACCGCCCGGCAGGCCGGGGTGCGCGTGATGTCGGCCATTACGGAGCCGGTCAAGGGCGGGATGTTCGGCGATCTGTCGCACGACAAGGAGAAGAAGTGA
- a CDS encoding MotA/TolQ/ExbB proton channel family protein produces the protein MNLDLLNLWHTMGPFAKGIVFVMAIMSIYSLSIVITKLIQVKRSESETRRFAPQFSRAIQEENLDQAITLAERNKRSHVSRVLGEALAEVKPLLRDRATITAADINSAERAVERQMLITLADFKRGLGVLGTVGSTAPFVGLLGTVMGIVTAFVGMAQQGASGGLAAISAGIAEALITTAFGLIVAIPAVWAYNYFTTKIENLTVEMTYTSKELIDYLIKSVGSEFGRSIFTKEFQAQKAVSGSGHIHQ, from the coding sequence ATGAATCTCGATCTCTTGAACCTGTGGCACACGATGGGCCCCTTCGCCAAGGGCATCGTCTTCGTGATGGCGATCATGTCGATCTACTCGCTCAGCATCGTGATCACGAAGCTGATCCAGGTGAAGCGCAGCGAGTCAGAGACGCGCCGCTTTGCACCACAGTTCTCCCGCGCGATCCAGGAGGAGAACCTCGATCAGGCGATCACGCTGGCGGAACGGAACAAGCGGAGCCACGTGTCCCGGGTGCTCGGCGAAGCGCTGGCCGAGGTAAAGCCGCTCCTGCGCGACCGCGCGACCATCACCGCGGCCGACATCAATTCGGCCGAGCGCGCGGTGGAGCGCCAGATGCTCATTACGCTCGCCGACTTCAAGCGCGGTCTCGGGGTGCTCGGCACGGTCGGCTCGACCGCGCCGTTCGTCGGTCTGCTTGGCACGGTCATGGGCATCGTGACCGCGTTCGTGGGCATGGCACAGCAGGGCGCGTCGGGCGGCCTGGCGGCGATCTCGGCCGGTATCGCGGAGGCGCTGATCACCACCGCGTTCGGCCTCATCGTCGCCATCCCGGCGGTCTGGGCCTACAACTACTTCACGACCAAGATCGAGAACCTCACGGTCGAGATGACCTACACGTCGAAGGAGCTCATCGACTACCTCATCAAGAGCGTCGGGAGCGAGTTCGGGCGTTCGATCTTCACCAAGGAGTTCCAGGCGCAGAAGGCGGTGAGCGGCAGTGGCCATATCCACCAGTAG
- a CDS encoding TonB family protein: MFENLLESKAKRQRSFGQTVLSLAVHGALIFLAVKATQGVAETIKDKPVDTTMVFLKPPPPPPPPPEQPPPEQVVTVNPPPKGFQTVVPPTEIPKVIPPVDLKQKAFDPKDFTGKGIEGGIATGVAGGTGPVDVKAEVFTEAQLDDPAQPISQPLPRYPPVLQSAGVAGRVVVQYIVDTTGHAEPPSFKVVSSTNKAFEEPAKEAIMKSVFKPARFHGRPVRQLVQQAMSFKVGQ, translated from the coding sequence GTGTTCGAAAACCTGCTCGAGTCAAAGGCGAAAAGGCAGCGGTCGTTCGGCCAGACGGTGCTCTCCCTGGCCGTGCATGGCGCGCTGATCTTTCTCGCCGTCAAAGCCACGCAAGGCGTGGCCGAGACCATCAAGGACAAGCCGGTGGACACCACGATGGTGTTCCTCAAGCCTCCGCCACCCCCGCCGCCGCCGCCCGAGCAGCCGCCACCGGAACAGGTCGTGACCGTGAATCCCCCGCCGAAGGGATTCCAGACCGTCGTGCCGCCGACCGAGATTCCCAAGGTGATCCCGCCGGTGGACCTGAAGCAGAAGGCGTTCGACCCCAAGGATTTCACCGGCAAGGGCATCGAGGGGGGCATCGCGACCGGCGTGGCGGGCGGTACGGGCCCGGTCGACGTGAAGGCCGAAGTGTTCACCGAGGCGCAGCTCGATGATCCGGCGCAACCGATCTCGCAGCCGCTGCCGCGCTATCCGCCCGTGCTCCAGAGCGCGGGGGTGGCGGGTCGGGTTGTCGTACAGTACATCGTGGACACGACGGGTCACGCCGAACCGCCGTCGTTCAAGGTGGTCTCGTCCACCAATAAGGCCTTCGAGGAGCCGGCCAAGGAGGCCATCATGAAATCGGTGTTCAAGCCGGCCCGGTTTCACGGAAGGCCGGTGCGGCAACTGGTGCAGCAGGCGATGTCGTTCAAGGTCGGTCAATAG
- a CDS encoding MarR family transcriptional regulator, with amino-acid sequence MTRPPASRGPRDLAPLADRLHSAAVHLLRGLRRVDAATGLSAPRLSALSVLVFGGPCTLRALADAEQVRPPTMVRLVQALEQQGLVARQPDPHDRRAIRLRATARGRRLLQRGRARRIALLAGELRTLGDPDRATLARAVDLLDQVMHHLATHGSSGHAPARTARIRKR; translated from the coding sequence ATGACGCGGCCGCCCGCAAGCCGCGGCCCCCGCGACCTCGCCCCCCTTGCCGACCGGCTGCACTCGGCCGCGGTCCACCTCCTCCGGGGGCTCCGGCGGGTGGATGCGGCCACCGGCCTCTCGGCGCCCCGGCTCTCGGCGCTGTCGGTGCTCGTGTTCGGCGGTCCCTGTACCTTGCGCGCCCTGGCCGACGCGGAGCAGGTCCGGCCCCCGACGATGGTGCGGCTGGTCCAGGCGCTCGAGCAGCAGGGCCTGGTGGCGCGGCAGCCCGACCCGCACGACCGGCGTGCCATCCGCCTCAGGGCCACGGCGCGCGGCCGGCGCCTCCTCCAGCGCGGGCGGGCACGGCGCATCGCGTTGCTCGCGGGCGAGCTGCGGACCCTCGGCGACCCGGATCGTGCCACGCTGGCGCGTGCGGTCGATCTGCTCGATCAGGTGATGCACCACCTCGCGACGCACGGCAGCAGCGGTCACGCACCGGCCCGCACGGCACGCATTCGTAAGCGCTAA
- a CDS encoding VOC family protein has protein sequence MTAAAPGLERVVQLALTVRDLPRAVAFYRDVLGLPFLFDAPPQMAFFECGGIRLLIGAGHAGPPAPSGSVVYFATHDIQASHAALAAAGVAFAQPPQRIARLPTSDVWLAEFDDPDGNHLALMSEVPR, from the coding sequence ATGACCGCTGCCGCCCCCGGCCTCGAGCGCGTCGTGCAGCTTGCGCTCACCGTCCGCGACCTGCCGCGGGCCGTCGCGTTCTATCGCGACGTGCTGGGCCTGCCTTTCCTCTTCGACGCGCCGCCGCAGATGGCGTTCTTCGAGTGCGGCGGCATCCGGCTCCTGATCGGCGCGGGACACGCGGGACCTCCCGCGCCGAGCGGCTCCGTCGTCTACTTCGCCACGCACGACATCCAGGCGAGCCACGCGGCGCTCGCGGCCGCGGGCGTCGCCTTCGCGCAGCCGCCGCAGCGCATCGCCCGGCTCCCGACCTCCGACGTGTGGTTGGCCGAATTCGACGACCCCGACGGCAATCATCTCGCGCTCATGAGCGAGGTGCCGCGCTAG
- a CDS encoding ATP-binding protein gives MSSIRRRLTVWYSVALGLTVLAFGTALYYERQQASRHELDRRLTIEADVATRWLVESYRVLGRLVTDAPSPALDPGISAYLEAFRDYLIVADTSGNVVGLSGVTRPLAASEFERLSAPLQPLRGPRASGVIDFDPPLGSVRYLAVRVDSAGPGIGALLVATATAEASYGPSALLESMLLIAPLVLAASLALGYWLARTSVQPLLGIMEEVEAITDGRSLHRRVALPPASDEVARVAVTINGMLARLEQSFASLRRFTADASHELKTPLMVLRAGVERGLTHPQTPREVMQSLDETLEQLNQMTEMVDNLLTLARVDEGRAPLSLEEGDLREVVADVSETAGMLGEDAQVVVSTRMPPAPVRLPMDRHRIREMLLNLVTNAIKYTPPGGQVGLSLTEADGVVTLVVQDTGIGIAPGDLPHIFDRFWRADPARSRTGERAGTGLGLAITKWIAEAHGGAITVQSRPGRGTTFTVRLPAAGSAAPAVPPAADARADGAPDAVPQGAADGAASAAPRS, from the coding sequence ATGAGCTCGATCCGCCGCCGCCTCACGGTGTGGTACTCGGTGGCGCTCGGGCTCACCGTGCTGGCGTTCGGCACGGCCCTGTACTACGAGCGCCAGCAGGCGAGCCGGCACGAGCTGGACCGCAGGCTCACGATCGAAGCCGACGTGGCCACCCGCTGGCTGGTCGAATCGTACCGCGTACTTGGGCGGCTCGTGACCGACGCCCCGAGCCCCGCGCTCGACCCCGGCATCAGCGCCTACCTCGAGGCGTTCCGCGACTACCTCATTGTGGCCGACACTTCGGGCAACGTCGTGGGCCTCTCCGGCGTCACCCGCCCCCTCGCCGCCAGCGAATTCGAGCGGCTCTCGGCGCCGCTGCAGCCGCTCCGCGGCCCGCGCGCGAGCGGAGTCATCGACTTCGACCCGCCGCTCGGCTCGGTTCGCTATCTCGCGGTGCGGGTGGATTCCGCGGGCCCCGGCATCGGCGCGCTGCTGGTCGCGACCGCGACGGCCGAAGCGTCGTATGGGCCGAGTGCGCTGCTCGAGTCGATGCTGCTCATCGCGCCGCTCGTGCTGGCGGCGTCGCTTGCGCTGGGCTACTGGCTCGCACGGACCAGCGTGCAGCCGCTGCTCGGAATCATGGAGGAGGTCGAGGCCATTACCGACGGCCGCAGCCTGCACCGCCGGGTGGCGCTGCCGCCGGCAAGCGATGAGGTCGCGCGGGTCGCGGTGACGATCAACGGGATGCTCGCGCGGCTGGAGCAGAGCTTCGCGAGCCTCCGCCGTTTCACCGCCGACGCGAGCCACGAGCTCAAAACGCCGCTCATGGTGCTCCGCGCCGGTGTGGAGCGCGGACTCACCCATCCCCAGACCCCGCGCGAGGTCATGCAGTCGCTGGACGAGACACTCGAGCAGTTGAATCAGATGACGGAGATGGTCGACAACCTGCTCACCCTCGCTCGCGTCGACGAGGGCCGCGCACCGCTCAGCCTGGAGGAAGGCGATCTCCGCGAGGTCGTGGCCGACGTGTCGGAAACCGCGGGGATGCTGGGCGAAGACGCGCAGGTGGTCGTCTCGACCCGGATGCCGCCGGCGCCGGTGCGGCTTCCGATGGACCGGCACCGCATCCGGGAGATGCTGCTCAACCTCGTGACCAACGCGATCAAGTACACCCCACCCGGCGGCCAGGTCGGGTTGAGCCTGACGGAGGCCGACGGGGTCGTGACGCTCGTGGTGCAGGACACCGGCATCGGGATCGCGCCGGGCGACCTGCCGCACATTTTCGACCGATTCTGGCGGGCCGATCCGGCGCGCTCCCGGACCGGCGAGCGGGCCGGCACCGGCCTCGGTCTCGCGATCACGAAGTGGATCGCCGAGGCGCACGGCGGGGCGATTACGGTGCAGAGCCGGCCGGGGCGCGGGACGACCTTCACGGTGCGGCTGCCCGCCGCGGGCTCGGCTGCGCCCGCCGTGCCCCCGGCCGCCGACGCACGCGCAGACGGCGCGCCCGATGCCGTGCCGCAGGGCGCCGCCGATGGCGCAGCTAGCGCGGCACCTCGCTCATGA
- a CDS encoding response regulator transcription factor: MKVLVIEDDRTVGQYVKRGLEEHLMQADLVDDGMEGLRLASGSHYDLLVLDLRLPGMTGFEVLRTLRDRGITTPILVLTAQDTVDFKVQALRMGADDYVTKPFAFEELLARVEALGRRPKELQAPVLKVADLELDTATRGVRRAGHAIELTPKEYTVLEYLMRHAGRVMSRTLITEYAWDYHFDPGTNIVDVVINRLRKKVDSGHAQKLVHTVRGVGYVVRE, encoded by the coding sequence ATGAAGGTGCTCGTGATCGAGGACGACCGCACGGTTGGCCAGTACGTGAAGCGTGGGCTCGAGGAGCACCTGATGCAGGCCGATCTGGTCGACGATGGGATGGAGGGGCTCCGCCTCGCGTCAGGCAGCCACTATGACCTGCTGGTGCTCGACCTCCGGTTGCCCGGCATGACCGGCTTCGAGGTGCTGCGCACGCTGCGCGACCGCGGCATCACGACCCCGATCCTCGTGCTCACGGCCCAGGATACGGTGGACTTCAAGGTGCAGGCGCTCCGCATGGGCGCGGACGACTACGTCACCAAGCCGTTCGCCTTCGAGGAGCTGCTGGCGCGGGTCGAGGCGCTGGGCCGCCGGCCCAAGGAGCTGCAGGCGCCGGTGCTCAAGGTGGCCGACCTCGAGCTCGACACCGCCACCCGCGGCGTGCGGCGTGCGGGCCATGCGATCGAGCTCACGCCCAAGGAATACACGGTGCTCGAGTACCTGATGCGCCACGCCGGGCGGGTCATGTCGCGCACCCTCATCACCGAATACGCCTGGGACTACCACTTCGATCCCGGCACCAACATCGTCGACGTCGTGATCAACCGGCTCAGGAAGAAGGTCGATTCGGGACACGCGCAGAAGCTGGTGCACACGGTGCGCGGAGTGGGATACGTGGTGAGGGAGTGA
- a CDS encoding ATP-binding protein has product MSTELELLRDVGKLLNAGLGFEATARALTERMRGGLGARTAALWVREPGGTRFRPIASPTRSPAEALDAGLADGPVESLARLPAAGPQTIRVPLAQDGEQVGILEARFAGPPPDGALLGVLADLLTPWLVATELSADLAHEVAIQSREIDEQRRFISLIIDSLPVGLYVVDREYRIQIWNRNRETGTQGLRRDVVVGRPVFDVLTRQPADVLRAEFDRVFETGEATQEELEVSRDGATHWYRISKTPMRLGGDAITHVITIGEDVTDARLTQARILQHEKLAAIGQLAAGVMHEINNPLATIGACVAAIEGRLDEFAGAAAPAVRDYLGMIDREVDRCTRIVNGLLDFSRPKGRAKRKVVLNAVVDETLFLLTHHARFGQLEVARELDPALPPARANAEQLAQVLMALMLNAVDAMDAGGRLTLRTGCGASAAEVYVEVMDTGPGIARADQSKIFEPFYTTKPPGKGTGLGLSICYGIVAEHGGRIELESLPGAGSTFRVVLPAAGA; this is encoded by the coding sequence GTGAGCACCGAGCTCGAGCTGCTGCGGGACGTCGGCAAGCTCCTCAACGCGGGGCTCGGGTTCGAGGCAACGGCACGCGCCCTCACCGAGCGGATGCGGGGCGGCCTTGGCGCGCGCACGGCCGCGCTGTGGGTGCGAGAGCCTGGCGGCACGCGGTTCCGGCCGATCGCGTCGCCGACCCGGAGCCCGGCCGAAGCGCTGGACGCCGGCCTGGCGGATGGCCCCGTCGAGTCACTCGCGCGGCTCCCTGCCGCGGGTCCGCAGACGATACGGGTTCCGCTCGCGCAGGATGGCGAGCAAGTCGGAATCCTGGAGGCCCGGTTTGCCGGCCCGCCGCCCGACGGCGCGCTCCTCGGCGTGCTGGCCGACCTGCTTACGCCGTGGCTCGTGGCCACCGAGCTCTCGGCCGATCTGGCGCACGAGGTCGCGATCCAGTCCCGCGAAATCGACGAGCAGCGCCGCTTCATCAGCCTCATCATCGACAGCCTGCCGGTGGGTCTCTACGTCGTGGACCGCGAGTACCGAATCCAGATCTGGAACCGCAACAGGGAAACAGGCACCCAGGGACTCCGGCGCGACGTGGTCGTGGGCCGGCCGGTGTTCGACGTGCTTACCCGCCAGCCGGCCGACGTGCTCCGGGCGGAATTCGACCGGGTGTTCGAGACGGGCGAGGCCACGCAGGAAGAGCTGGAGGTGAGCCGCGACGGCGCGACGCACTGGTATCGCATCAGCAAGACGCCCATGCGGCTTGGCGGCGATGCGATCACCCACGTCATCACCATCGGCGAGGACGTGACCGACGCACGCCTCACGCAGGCGCGCATTCTCCAGCACGAGAAGCTGGCCGCGATCGGTCAGCTCGCCGCGGGCGTCATGCACGAGATCAACAATCCGCTGGCGACGATCGGCGCCTGCGTCGCCGCAATCGAGGGCCGCCTCGATGAGTTCGCCGGCGCGGCCGCGCCCGCGGTGCGCGACTATCTCGGCATGATCGATCGCGAGGTGGACCGCTGCACCCGGATCGTGAACGGACTGCTCGACTTCAGCCGGCCCAAGGGCCGTGCGAAGCGGAAGGTGGTGCTCAACGCGGTGGTGGACGAGACGCTCTTCCTGCTCACCCATCACGCGCGCTTCGGCCAGCTCGAGGTGGCGCGCGAGCTCGACCCGGCGCTTCCACCCGCCCGCGCGAACGCCGAGCAGCTCGCGCAGGTGCTGATGGCGCTCATGCTGAATGCGGTGGACGCGATGGACGCGGGCGGCCGGCTCACCTTGCGAACCGGGTGCGGCGCGAGCGCGGCCGAGGTATATGTCGAAGTGATGGATACGGGTCCCGGCATCGCGCGGGCGGATCAGTCGAAGATCTTCGAGCCGTTCTACACCACCAAGCCGCCGGGCAAAGGCACGGGGCTCGGCCTTTCGATCTGTTACGGCATCGTCGCCGAGCATGGCGGCCGGATCGAGTTGGAAAGCCTGCCGGGGGCGGGGTCGACGTTTCGGGTGGTGCTCCCGGCGGCGGGCGCATGA
- a CDS encoding nuclear transport factor 2 family protein, which translates to MFRFRRAAIGLCLIGLAACRIEDHTPTGSRRDDDAIQHLLVAYTHGLSTRDWPALRDLFWKGATYEVATADGPEVLGIDSARSAVLPRWDPAAGPPSDVRILRADTRQEGDLAAVWLVSRERVPRADRMVESDRVEHLVMRRIGTEWRILSVALATGARRRS; encoded by the coding sequence ATGTTCCGCTTCCGCCGGGCGGCAATTGGACTGTGCCTGATCGGCCTCGCCGCATGCCGCATCGAGGACCACACGCCCACGGGCTCGCGGCGCGATGATGACGCCATCCAGCACCTGCTTGTCGCGTACACCCACGGATTGTCGACGCGGGACTGGCCCGCGCTCCGGGACCTCTTCTGGAAAGGCGCCACCTACGAGGTGGCAACGGCGGATGGGCCCGAGGTCCTGGGAATCGATTCGGCCCGCAGCGCGGTGCTCCCGCGCTGGGACCCGGCCGCGGGGCCGCCGTCGGACGTGCGCATCCTGCGCGCGGACACGCGACAGGAGGGGGATCTCGCCGCGGTCTGGCTGGTGAGTCGGGAGCGGGTGCCGCGCGCCGACCGGATGGTCGAGTCGGACCGGGTGGAGCATCTCGTCATGCGCCGCATCGGCACGGAATGGCGAATCCTCAGCGTCGCGCTCGCGACAGGCGCGCGGCGGCGATCATGA
- a CDS encoding redoxin domain-containing protein, giving the protein MSGSPSTLPAVGTPAPDFTLPSTSGQNVTLSALRGKNVLLAFFPLAFTSTCTAEVCELSADYGQFRDARTEVLPISVDSIPTLKEFKAKERFSVELLSDFKREVSRRYGTLMESTFFSNRAYVLIDRDGMVRWTYAEDTPSTRREDAELLAQIHGLA; this is encoded by the coding sequence GTGAGCGGGTCTCCCTCGACGCTGCCCGCCGTGGGCACGCCCGCGCCCGACTTCACGCTTCCGTCCACGTCGGGGCAGAACGTCACGCTCTCCGCTCTCCGTGGCAAGAACGTGTTGCTCGCGTTCTTTCCCCTCGCGTTCACCAGCACCTGCACGGCGGAGGTCTGCGAGCTCTCCGCCGATTACGGGCAATTCCGCGATGCCCGCACCGAGGTGCTGCCGATCAGCGTCGACTCCATCCCCACGCTGAAGGAGTTCAAGGCCAAGGAGCGGTTTTCGGTGGAGCTGCTGAGCGACTTCAAGCGCGAGGTGAGCCGGCGCTACGGCACCCTCATGGAGTCCACCTTCTTCTCCAACCGCGCGTACGTACTGATCGACCGCGATGGCATGGTGCGCTGGACCTACGCGGAGGACACCCCGAGCACGCGGCGGGAGGACGCCGAGCTGCTGGCGCAGATCCACGGGCTCGCGTAG
- a CDS encoding superoxide dismutase produces MAFTLPPLPYAYNALEPYIDEETMRLHHDKHHAAYVNNLNAALEGQPSLQGKSLMELIGNLGAVPESIRTAVRNNGGGDANHTMFWEIMRPGGAKEPGGPLAAAIDKTFGGFAKFKEQFAKACGGRFGSGWGWLTMDRSGTLAIESTANQDSPVMDGKTPVMGCDVWEHAYYLKYQNRRPDYVAAWWNVLNWTEVAKRYDQARK; encoded by the coding sequence ATGGCCTTTACCCTTCCCCCACTCCCCTACGCCTACAACGCCCTGGAGCCGTACATCGATGAAGAGACGATGCGGCTCCATCACGACAAGCATCACGCGGCGTACGTCAACAACCTCAACGCGGCGCTCGAGGGGCAGCCCTCGCTTCAGGGCAAGTCGCTCATGGAGCTGATCGGCAATCTCGGCGCGGTGCCGGAATCCATTCGCACGGCCGTACGCAACAACGGCGGCGGCGACGCCAACCACACGATGTTCTGGGAGATCATGCGCCCGGGCGGTGCCAAGGAGCCGGGCGGTCCGCTCGCGGCGGCAATCGACAAGACGTTCGGCGGGTTCGCCAAGTTCAAGGAACAGTTCGCCAAGGCGTGCGGCGGGCGGTTCGGCAGCGGGTGGGGCTGGCTCACCATGGACCGATCGGGTACGCTCGCGATCGAGAGCACTGCGAACCAGGACAGCCCCGTCATGGATGGCAAGACGCCGGTCATGGGGTGCGACGTCTGGGAGCATGCGTACTACCTCAAGTATCAGAACCGGCGGCCGGACTACGTCGCGGCGTGGTGGAACGTGCTCAACTGGACCGAGGTGGCGAAGCGCTACGACCAGGCCCGCAAGTGA
- a CDS encoding rod shape-determining protein, with protein MLPDLGSRINGRKRTWRPASEIAVDLGTANTLVFVKGEGVVLNEPSVAAVDQATGEIKGIGLEAKRMLGRTPEGILAVRPMKDGVIANFDVAEKMLRHFLRQVLDRRILRVKPTVIVCVPSGITEVERRAVRDSAQSAGVKRLLMVAEPMAAAIGIGLPVETPTGNMVIDIGGGTTNIAVIALSGIVCDASIRTGGDELDQAIVQFMRKNYSLLVGEPTAEAVKIQIGSAAPLEPEREMEVKGRDLISGLPKIVRVDSAGIRDAIQEPISRIVNAVRRALEMTPPELASDILDHGIVLTGGGALIRGLDTLLGDETGLQVRRDPDPLTCVVRGTGRILDDFARYESVLTT; from the coding sequence ATGCTGCCGGACCTGGGCAGCCGGATCAACGGACGGAAGCGGACCTGGCGCCCCGCCAGCGAGATCGCCGTCGATCTGGGCACCGCCAACACCCTCGTCTTCGTGAAGGGCGAGGGCGTCGTGTTGAACGAGCCCTCGGTGGCCGCCGTCGATCAGGCCACCGGCGAGATCAAGGGCATCGGGCTCGAGGCCAAGCGGATGCTCGGCCGCACACCAGAAGGCATTCTCGCCGTGCGGCCGATGAAGGACGGCGTCATCGCCAACTTCGACGTCGCCGAGAAGATGCTCCGCCACTTTCTCCGCCAGGTGCTCGACCGGCGAATCCTTCGCGTCAAGCCTACCGTCATCGTCTGCGTCCCCTCGGGCATCACCGAAGTCGAGCGCCGCGCGGTGCGCGACTCGGCCCAGTCGGCGGGCGTCAAGCGCCTGCTCATGGTGGCCGAACCGATGGCGGCCGCGATCGGCATTGGGCTCCCGGTGGAAACGCCCACCGGCAATATGGTGATCGACATCGGCGGCGGCACCACCAACATCGCCGTGATCGCGCTCTCAGGAATCGTGTGCGACGCCTCGATTCGCACCGGCGGCGACGAGCTGGATCAGGCCATCGTGCAGTTCATGCGCAAGAACTACAGCCTGCTGGTGGGCGAGCCCACCGCCGAAGCAGTGAAGATCCAGATCGGCTCCGCGGCTCCGCTCGAGCCCGAACGAGAGATGGAGGTCAAGGGCCGCGATCTCATCTCGGGCCTGCCCAAGATCGTGCGGGTGGATTCGGCCGGCATCCGCGATGCGATTCAGGAGCCGATCTCCCGCATCGTGAACGCGGTGCGCCGTGCACTCGAGATGACCCCGCCCGAGCTCGCGAGCGACATCCTCGACCACGGCATCGTGCTCACTGGCGGCGGCGCGCTCATCCGCGGTCTCGACACCCTGCTCGGCGACGAAACCGGGCTCCAGGTGCGGCGCGACCCCGACCCGCTCACCTGCGTCGTGCGCGGCACCGGCCGCATCCTCGACGATTTCGCCCGCTACGAGAGCGTGCTCACCACCTGA